From the genome of Candidatus Deferrimicrobium borealis:
TTTACCTACCGGTAAGTATACGAACAATCCCGATCGTATCAACAGGAAATTTACCGATCGGTAAGTAAGGAAGAAGGCGCCTCCGGGACACACCGTTCGGCTGCGCCGCCTCGGAGGGCGGGGCTCCGTTCGTCGCGGGAGGCTGCAGGCGTGCCCTCCCGACGAGCGCTTGGGTACCCCCATGTGGAGGGGGCGCACACCGTGCGGTTCCCGCCGGCGACCACGAAGAAGCTGCCTCCAGGCGGCGCTCGAGTCCGGGGCGACTCCGCCGGACCTTGCGGCTGTGCCCTACGTCTACGTTTCCGAATTTATTGAAGCGCTACGCCCCGGCGGCCTTCTTCGCCACGCGGGCGTTGAACTTCGCGAAATCGACGGCGAACCGCTCGTGGGTCCCCTTGCCGATGATTTCGACGTCGTCCTTCGCCTCGATGTCCCACACCGTCCGGCGCCCCTCCAACCCGATGCACCGGACGCGGACCGTCACGGTCATCCCGGGCGGGGTCGCCGCGGTGTGCGTCACGTTGACGAGCGTCCCGACGCTCCCCTCCCCCGGCTCCATGTGCGGCGCCATCGCCTCGATGCACGCCCACTCCATGAGCCCGACCATGTAGCCGGTGGCGAACACCTTCGGCATCTCCTGGAACGCCTTCGCCTCGGGGTAGAGATGGGGAACCGTCTTGTTCTCCGGAACGCGGTACGTGTGCACATGCTCCAGCCCGACCTTCAGCGTCTCTTTCATGGGGCCCTCCTTCTGCGTTTTATCCAGGGAACGGCGGCGATTTCGTACCCGGAAAAGATAGCCTTTCCGCCACGGCGTTTCAATGGGTCGGATGGGAACGACAGGGAGTGGAAAATCTTTTCCACCTGGAGACAAGGGGGGTGAATGTTTTATTTGCTTTAGGGGGAATGTTTTATTTGCTTTACAGGAAAGAAGTGCTATTATCCGTTGCGTTTGCGAGTGAGTTGAAATATCCACAGGGACGAAGGAGTTACAGGACGTCATGCAAGTAACACCTTCATGCCAGACGGATATCCCCCCCGCGTACCGCCATCTCTCCACCCGGTTCGAGGCGCAATACGGCGCCTTCTGGCTGATCCTCGATCCGAAGCCCATCCCCTGCGTCTCCCTGGAATTGATCGATGACATCCGCCGCTTCCACGAGGAGATGGCGCGGATGTTCGAGAGGTGCGATGCCGGGAAGCAGCCGATCCGGTTCTTCATCGTGGCATCGAGGAGCCCCGGGGTATTCAACCTCGGGGGGGACCTCTCCCTGTTCGCCCGTTGCGTTGCGGAAAATGACGCGGAAACGCTCCGGGCGTACGCCAGGGGATGCATCGAGGTCTTATACCCGTACGTCATCGGGTTCGACCTCCCGGTCACCACCATCTCCCTGGTGCAAGGCGACGCTCTCGGCGGCGGCTTCGAGATCGCCCTGGCGGGCAACATCCTCGTCGCGGAGAAAAGCGCCAAGATGGGGTTCCCCGAGGTCCTGTTCAACCTCTTCCCCGGGATGGGGGCGTACAACCTGCTCTCCCGGCGAATCGGCGTGCAGCGCACGGAGCGGATGCTCCTCAACGGGAAGCTGTATCAGGCCGAGGAACTGCACGCTGAAGGCGTGGTCGACATCCTGGCGGAGGACGGCCGCGGGGAGAACGCGGTGTACGAGTACATCGTCCGGAACGAGAATCGGGGAAACGCCCGCGAAGGGATTCATCGGGTGCGGCGCAGGCTGTTCCCTCTTCGTTACGAGGAACTCCTCGACGTGGCGGAAATCTGGGTCGACACGGCCATGCGGATCGGTCCGCGGGAAATCCGGATGATGGAGCGACTGGCCCGGTCCCAGGGGAAAAACTCGCGGCGTGATCCGATTTCGCTGGTTTCCCCGGGGGGCAGGAGCTTCTGAGTCACGATACCGCGGAGTTCCTGGTTCCGATGTACTCGTCCAGCGCCGTCCGCGCCCGGGAGAGTTCTTCCTTCACCCCTTCGAGGTAGGTTCCCCCGTTTCGTTCCAGCTCCCCCGCGGATATCCCGGAAAACAGCTCGCATGCCCGCATCAGCGCGAACGCGCCGATCTGCCCCGAGTTCCCCTTCAACGCGTGCGCCAGCTCGCGGGCCTTTTCGACGTCACGTTCCGCCACGGCCCGCTCGAGCCCCCGGACCTTCTCCTTCGATCCCTTGAGGAAGGTCCACGCCAGCCGGACCACGAAGTCGCTGCTCCCGCCGAGGTCCGACAGCTCCTTCAGGTACCTCGGATCGAGGCATGGGGCCTCTTCCGGCCCCTCGGGCGCCGATGCCGACGTCTCCTCCCCCTCCGGGGCGCCCTCCTCCGGACTCCTCCGCACGGCGCCTTCACCGGGAACCAGCGTTTCGAAGAGGTCGAACAGCTTCCGCATGTCGATGGGCTTGGTGAGGACCGCGTCCATCCCCGCCTCGTCGCACTCCGCCCGCGCCTCCGGCGTCGCGTCCGCCGTGAGCGCCACGATCGGCATCCGCGGAGAGCCCGGCGACAGGAACCGGGACAGCTTCGCCGCCTCGATGCCTCCCATCACCGGCATGTGAAGGTCGAGGAGCGCGATGTCGAACGTCTGTTCCTTCAGGGCGTCCAGGACCTCTTCCCCGTTCGCCACGATCTTGAAGTCGTGCCCTGCCCGCTCCAGGATCTTGCCGATCACCATCTGGTTCGTACGGTTGTCTTCGGCCACCAGGACGCGCAGCTTCCGCCCTCCCCTGCTTTTCCGCCGATACTTCTCCGTGAGATTCCCCACCGAGGGGTCGTCCGCCACGGTCCCGACGCGCGATAAATGCAGGGCGTTGAAGAGCATCCTCTTGTCGACCGGCGTCGGGAGGGCGGCGCTGTACCCTTCCGCCGCGACGGGCTCCCTGCCGCCTTCCGCCCGACCCACGAGGATGAGCCGGCTCTTGTAGATCGTGGAATCGGACTGGACGGCGCGGGCGAACCCGGCCGTGTCCATATCCAGCCCCTCCCTGACGGCGAGAATGAAGTCGAAGGGTGTTCCCGTGTTCGATGAACCGACGATCCGGGCGAACGCCTGGACGGACCGGTCCACCGTGGTGACGTGGATCCCCCACCCCGAAAGGTGCACCCGGAGGGACTCGGCCACTTCGGGATCCGACGAGAGGACGAGGGCGCGCCGGCCCACGAGCGCCGCCGCGGGCGCGGCCTCATCCTCCTGCCTGCTCTGCTTCGTCAGTTCGACGGTGAACCAGAACGTGCTGCCACGGCCCAGTTCGCTCCGGACCCCGATCGTGCCGCCCAACATCTCGACGATCTCCTTCGAGATCGTCGTTCCCAGCCCCGTCCCGCCGAACCGTCGCGTGATCGACTCGTCCGCCTGCGTGAACCGGTCGAAGATGCGCTGCTGCGCCTCGGCGGAGATGCCGATGCCGGTATCCAGCACCTCGAAGCGCATCGTCGCGACCCTCGGCGTCTCCGATTCGAGGGTGACGCGAACCCCCACCTCCCCCCGTTCGGTGAACTTTATGGCGTTCCCGAGGAGGTTCAACAGCACCTGCCGGAGCAGAAGCGGATCCCCGCACAGGAGAAACGGCACGCTGGAGGGAACGCGCAGGAAGGTGGCGAGCCCCTTGAACCTCGCCTGGGGCTCGACGATGGCGACCGCGTGCTTCAACATCTCGTACAAGTCGAAGTCCGACACCTCGATGGAAACTTTCCCGGCCTCGATCTTCGAGAGGTCGAGGACATCCTGCATCAGGAACATGAGGGTGTGCGCCGAGTCGTCGATCGTCCTCGTCAGTTCCTCCTGTTCCGTCGATAGCGGCGTCCCCCGCAACAGGTCCAGCATCCCGATGATCCCGTTGAGCGGGGTCCGCATCTCGTGGCTCATGTTCGCGAGGAACCGGCTTTTCGCCCGGTTCGCCTCCTCGGCGCGCTTCCCCGCGACCGTGAGCTTCTTCAGGAGGGCGGAGATGTACAGCGGGAGCATGACGAGGCCGACCTGCAGGCCGATCCCCAGGGGGATCTTGTCGCTCCAGTAGAAGTTCTGGAAGACGGCGACGCCGAAGGAAACCGTACCGATGACGGTCGAAATGAAGAGGTATTTTCTTCCGTACCGGAATCCGTTCCCGAAGATCACCCACAGCATGATCACGTACAGCGGCGCCCCGGCGTGACCCACCACGGAGATGCCGTACGCCGCGAGACACAGGTCCCCGACGATTCCGAGGAGCCGCCGGAAGGGTGAGACCCCCTGGGCAACGGTGATCCGGAGGAAAAGGGCGAAGGAGAAGAGGGGATAGATCCCCGCGATCCGGAAGAGGCTCGCCTCTTCCGGGGTGAGAGGCCTCCCGAGCGACTTGATCCAGTATTGCGACAGGTAAATGAAGGTGGCGGTTGCCAGGATGACGCGGATCAGCGCCTGTTCGTGCTCGGAATCGGGCCGATGGGAGAGAATTTCCCAGGCCTGCCGAACCTGTCCCTTTGCCAGCAACGACCAGAACTTCACGATCCGCTCCCGGCGCGCACCCGACCCGTTTTTCGCCGCCGGGGATCCTTTCGGCAACGCGATCGGGAAACTTTACCGGAAAATAAGCAAAAGGGCCGAATCGATACGGAAATCGATGGACCCGGGAACGGCATTCCGGGTCGGGGAGGGGGCGCTATTCGACCCGGAGGCCTTCCGTCGTCTTCCGGACCTTCAAGGGCCATCCGGAAGCGGCCCTGCGCGCGAGTTCCCCCTCGGCGCTCATCGCCCCGATCGGCGCCCGGATCCAGCGGTCCACGGCCCGGGCGAGTTCCCGGACGCCGTACTGCGGCTGGTATCCTTCCGCGGCCAGCCAATCCACGGCCTCCGCGTCGATTTCGAGCGCCACCCCGTGGTCGGCGAGAAGGCTCTCCGACAGTTCGTCGATCCGAAGCGCCAGTACCTTCCGGACGTCGTCGGGAGTGAGCGCCCGGAAGACGATCTGCTCGTCCACGCGGTTGAGGAACTCCGGACGGAACCGGCGACGGACCTCCGCGAGCGCGGTGTCTTCCGCCACCGCCGCCTCGCCCGCGCGGAATCCCATCTCCTTCCGGACGGGGATGTTTCCCGTCATGATGAAGATCGCGTGGCGGGCGTCCGCGGTGTGTCCCTGCGCGTCGGTGATCTTCGCCTCGTCGAACAGCTGCAGGAACAGGTCGAACACCCGGGGGGACGCCTTTTCGACCTCGTCGAGCAGGACCACCGAATACGGGGTGGTCCGCAACCGGGCGACGAGCCGGCCCCCCTCTTCGTAGCCGACGTACCCGGGCGAGGCGCCGGTGAGGCGGGAGACGCTCACATCCTCCTGGTACTCCGACATGTCCAGGTGGATGAACGCGCGTTCGTTGGCGAAGAGGTACGAGGCGGTCCGCCGCGCCACCTCGGTCTTCCCCACCCCGGAGGGACCGAGGAACAGGAAGACGCCCATCGGCCGGCGGCGATCCCCGAGCCCGGCGTGGGAAAGGACGAGGCGGCGGCAAACCCGGGAGATCGCCTCCTCCTGCCCGACGATGTACCGGTTGAGATGCTCCTCCAGCCCCCGCACCCTGGATTCGGCGATCCCCCCCAGCCCGCCCCGGGCCACCTCGATCGGGACGCCCATCTTTTCGACCACCGCACGCGCGACGTGCTCCGGCGTGACCACGGCGACGCCGACGGCGTCGTACCGGTCGGAGTTCGCCGCCATGGAGAGGAGGGGCACCCTGCACTCCGCGCAGGCCCGGTCGAGGAGATCGATCGCCTTGTCCGGGAGGAAGTGCGTCGGGTCGAATCGCACGGCGAGCTCGACGGTGGCGGACAGCGTCTCGTCCGCGATCGTCACGCCGAAGTGGCTCTCCCGGTGCGCCCGGACCCCCTGCAGGATCTCCAGCGTCTCGTCCTGCCCGGGCTCGGCGACCTGCACCGGCTGGAAACGGCGTTCCAGCGCCGGGTCCTTCTCGACGCTGCGCCGGAACTCCGTGACCGTCGTGGCGCCGATGCACCGCAGCTCCCCGCGCGCCAGCGCCGGCTTCATGATGTTCCCCGCGTCCATCGGTGCGCCCTCGGCGCGCCCCGCCCCGGCCACCGTGTGGAACTCGTCGATGAACAGGATCACTTCCGGGTGCGACCGGACCTCTTCGATCACCCGGGTCAGACGCTCCTCGAACTCGCCCCGGTACTTCGTCCCCGCCACCATCTCCGCCATCGACAGCTCGACCAGCCTGCGGCCCGGGAGGAACCGGCGGTCCCGCCCGAGGGCGATCCGCTGCGCCAGCGCCTCGACGACGGCGGTCTTCCCGACCCCCGCCTCCCCCACGAGGACGGGATTGTTCTTCGTGGGCATCATGAGGACCTTGATGAGCTGGCGAAGGGTTTTACGGGTCCGGTCGGAGTCGACGAACGGGAGGAGACGCCCCTCCCGCGCGGCCCGGGTGATGTCGCGGCCGTACCGGTCCAGGAGCGGCGTCTCGGAGGGGACCGGCTCCGGGGCGACGGGCAGATCCCCTGCTTCCTCGCGAACCGGGATCGGTTCCTGCTCCAGCTCCCTTCCCTCGAGCAGCTTCTCGCGGAGAACGCCCGGGGAAATCCCCGCGCCCGCGAGCACCGCGGAAACGACCGGGCCCGGGTCCTCGAGAACGGCGGCGAAAAGGTGGCGCACGGAGACCTCCCCGCCGTCCTTCACGATCTCCCCCGCCCGGCGGAAGAACCGCTTGCACTCCAGGCTGCGGTGGACCGCCCGTTCCGTGTGAACCGTGATCCCCGGCCGCAGGCGCGACCGCACCCCGCGGCGCATCGACGCATCGGCGAACCCGAGAGACGCGAGCGTCCGTTCGATCCCGTCGGCCTCCTCCCGAAGGAGATCGACCGGGAGCGACCCGATGTGGGTGTAGTCCAGGTATTGCAGGATTTTCCCGAGGCTGCACAGGCCGATCAGGAGGTGCTCCCTCTCGATGAACGGGTGCCGGAGCCGTGCCGCCTCGGCCGCGCCGATCTCCCACGCCATCCTGGCGGCTTTGGTCAACGTTGCCATGGTCGATCTCCCTCCGTTCCCCGGCCGTTCAGACGTGAAATTCGGTGAGGGTCCGGAACGCCGCGAGGCGGGCGTCGATCTCCTCCCGGGTAAGCCCCTGCAGCCGCTCCGTGCTGAACGCCTCCACCGTGAAGGAGGCGATCGCGCTGCCGTAGATCGTGGCCAGCCGGTAATCCATCTCCGTGAGCGCGGCCCCGTCCCGCGACGCGAGGTATCCCATGAAGCCGCCCGCGAAGCTGTCCCCCGCGCCGGTGGGGTCGAAGATCGTCTCCAGCGGGTACGCCGGGGCCGCGAAGATCTCCCCGTCGGCCAGGTGGAGGACGCCGTATTCCCCCCGCTTGATCACGACGCGCCCCGGCCCCATGCGCATCAGCTTCCGGGCCGCCTTGACCAGGTTGAACTCGCCCGTCAACTCCCGGATCTCCGCCTCGTTGATGACGACGATGTCGACGCTCCGGATCACTTCCCGCAGCAGCTGGGGGCTCTTCCCGATCCAGAAGTTCATCGTGTCGAGCGCCACGATCTTCGGTTCGCGCACCTGGGCCAGGATGTCCAGCTGCAGTCGCGGATCGATGTTCCCGAGGAAGACGTGGCTGGATTCCCGGTACGGTGCCGGAAGGACGGGGGCGAAATTCTCGAACACGTTCAGCTCCGTTTTCACCGTGTGGGCGACGTTCAGGTCGTACTCGTAATACCCCTTCCAGTGGAACGTCACCCCCTCCGCGACCTTCAACCCCTGGAGGTCGACCCCCCGGGCGGAGAGCATGTCGAGCGTCCCCTTCGGGAAGTCCCTTCCCACGACCGAGACGAGGCGCACGGGCGTCAGGTAGCTCGCCGCGAGGGAGAAGTAGGTCGCCGACCCGCCGATCACCCGCTCCACCTCGCCGAACGGCGACTTGATGCTGTCGAACGCCATCGATCCTACGACCAGAAGGCTCATCCCCCGCTCCCCGGGATTCCATGATGAGAAAATAGCCTCCCCATGATAGCGCAGGAGGGGGTCACCGGAACAGGACGTCCGCGAGGAGCGCGAGGAGGAGCAGCGTCAGGTAGACGATCGAGGCGGCGAACGCGCGTCCGAAGCGGCGGGTCGCCACGGTGTCCCGGTAGAAGACGGCGAGAAAGCCCGCCCCGAGCAGGAAGGCCGCCCACCCGAAGCGCGCGGAGAGATACCCCAGCGCCCACAGCGACAAGGAGAGGGGGAGCAGCGCCGCCGCGTACAGGAAGATCAGCACCTTGGTGTACGGCTCGCCGAACGCCACCGGGAGGACCGGAACGCCCGCGGCGCGGTACTCCGCCTGGTGGCGCAGCGCGAGGGCCCAGAAGTGGGGCGGCTGCCAGAGGACGAGGATGAGGAACAGCAGAACGCCGTCCATGCCCAGGCGCGGATTCACGGCGGCGTACCCGATGAGGACCGGCAGGGCGCCGGGGATGGCGCCGGGGATCGTCCCGTACGGCGAGCGGCGCTTCCACACCAGCGTGTACAGGATCGCGTACCCTGCCGAAGCGGCGGCGAGGAGAAGGCATGCCGTGGCGTTGAGGAAGCGGGCGGAAAGGAGCAGCGAGGCGGCGATCGCCGCCGCACCCGCCGCCGCGACGTTCCCGCGCCCGAGGGCCCGCAGGACGGCGAGGCGGCGGGTCAGGCGCGGCATCTTCTCGTCGATCCCGGCGTCAAGGACCGTATTCATGGCGGCGGACCCGCCCGCCGCCGCGAGGATGCAGACCATCGTGAGCAGCGCCGTCCCGGGCTTCGGTACACCCCGCGCGGCGAGGACCATCCCGGAGAGGCCGGCCAGGGTCACCGCGGCGACGATGCCCGGCTTGACCAGCAGGATCGCGGACGGCTTCCCGGGCGGAATCAGCTCCGGGGCAGGGATAGCGCCTCCCCTTCCGCGCGGGCCGCGTTCACCCACAGGTGGGCAAGGACCGACAGCATCCCGAGCGCCACCGTCAGGTGCAGCGCGGTGGCGAGGTAATGAAGCCCCGACAGGACCACCAACGCCCCCACGCCGACCTGGGCAGCGACGAGGAGCAGGAACGACAGGGCGAGGGGACGATTCCCCCGCTGGCGCGGGTCCCGCCGGACGAAGAGGTAGACCATCGCCGCGGTCAGCAGCACGAGGTACCCGAGCGTCCGGTGGGAGAAGTGCGCCAGCACGGGCCCGGCGAGGAACGGCGGGACCCACTTCCCGAGACAGGCGGGAAAGTCCGGGCAGGCCAGGCCCGCGTCGAGGTGACGAACATACGCCCCGAGCGCGGATTGCGAAAAGACCAGCGCGGCGACGGAGAGAAAGAGGGCCGCCGGTCCGCGGAAGACGAAGGCGGGCCGATCCCGCTCCCCGTCGAACGTCATCAGGTAGAAGGCGAGGAGGAAGACGAGGAGCCCGGCCATGAAGTGGACCGTGGTCAACCGCACGGGGATTTCGAGGAGCACCACGGCCCCGCCCATCCCGATCTCCGCGAAAAGGAGCGCGATCGCGAGGACCGGCAGCGCCCGGGCCGATCCTTCGTATTTCCGGTACCGGCGGGCCGCGAGGGCGATCAGGCAGACCGACGCCACGGCCGCGATGACGCGATGGCCGAACTCCATGTAGATGTCCCATCGGAACGGGGGCAGGACCTTCCCGTGGCACAGCGGCCAGTCGGGGCACGCCAGCCCCGCCTTGAGGCCCGCCACGAGGTTTCCCCACACGAGCAGCAGAAAGAGCAGCCCAACGGTCACCCGGCCCAGCATCGGCGTCCCCCTCCCGCGTCAGATGGAGGAATTATCCTCGCCCCGGGCGATCAGCGCAACATCGTATCGGTGAGCGTGCCGAGGAGGATGAGGACGAGGAAGACGATCGGGAACAGGGCGAAGCCCCACACCAGCCGGGTCTCGCCCTTGAGATGCATGAAGAAGAGCGCCACGAGCGACGCCTTCACGGAGGCGATCAGCAACGCGACGACCGTGTTCCAGAGCCCGAGGTCGACGTAGGAGACGAGGACGGTGACGGCCGTGAGCAGCAGCAGGGCGACGAACACGGCGACGCCGGTACGACGGGAGTTTCCGGTTCCGTGGGCCATGCTTCCCCTCACCCGATCAGGTAGAGCAGCGGGAACAGGTAGATCCAGACGAGGTCCACGAAGTGCCAGTAGAGTCCCGACATCTCCGCCGGCGTGTAGTAGCTCGCCGAGAGCCGCCCGCGCCGCGACAGGAGGATCACGTACGACAGCACTCCCATCCCGAGGAGCACGTGGATCCCGTGCAGCCCGGTCAGCATGAAATAGATCGAGAAGAAGAGGTTCGTCCGGGGGTAGATCCCGTGGTGGAACTTCGCGGTGTATTCGGCGTACTTGACGCAGAGGAAGACGCCGGCGAGGAGGATCGTCGCGCCGAAGCACGCCTCGAACAGCCGCGCCTTCCCCCGCTTGATCGCGTCCACGCCGAACACGACCAGCAGCGAACTGGTGATGAGGACGACGGTGTTCACCGCCCCGAGGACCCGGTCGAGCTTTTCGTGCTCCGCGCGGAACATCTCCGGGTACTTCATCCGGAAGACGGTGTAGGCGGTGAAGAGCGCGCCGAACAGGAGGACCTCGGTGGCGAGAAAGGTCCAGACGCCGAGCTTGGCCGACTCGAAGGCGACGGCCGGATCCGCGTGTTCGTGGGAAGGTTCGCTCATCGCGCCCTCACGCCTTCGGGGTCCCGTAGCCGTACGGCCACTCGGTCACCACCGGGATCTCGTGGAAATTCTCCGTCTCGGGGGGGGACGCGGCCTTCCATTCGAGGCTCAGCGCCCGCCACGGGTTTGCGGGGGCGGCAGCCCCCTTCCGGAGCCCCTGCAGGAAGTTCCAGCACATCACGAGGATCCCGGCGGCCAGCACCGCGGATCCGATCGAGGAGATCGTGTTCTCCACCTGGAACTTCGGGAGGTACTCCGCGTAGCGGCGCGGCATCCCGCGGGTCCCCGCGATGAACATCGTGAAAAACGTGACGTTGAACCCGACGAAGATCAGGGCCCAGGCGGCGCGGGCGACCTTCTCGTTCACCATCTTCCCCGTCATCTTCGGGAACCAGTAGTGGAGCCCGGCGAAGAACCCCATCACCGTGCCGCCCATCATCGTGTAATGGAAGTGGGCCACGACGAAGTAGGTGTCGTGAAGCTGTACGTTCGTGGCCATGGCGCCGAGAAACGGCCCG
Proteins encoded in this window:
- a CDS encoding thioesterase family protein → MKETLKVGLEHVHTYRVPENKTVPHLYPEAKAFQEMPKVFATGYMVGLMEWACIEAMAPHMEPGEGSVGTLVNVTHTAATPPGMTVTVRVRCIGLEGRRTVWDIEAKDDVEIIGKGTHERFAVDFAKFNARVAKKAAGA
- a CDS encoding crotonase/enoyl-CoA hydratase family protein, which gives rise to MQVTPSCQTDIPPAYRHLSTRFEAQYGAFWLILDPKPIPCVSLELIDDIRRFHEEMARMFERCDAGKQPIRFFIVASRSPGVFNLGGDLSLFARCVAENDAETLRAYARGCIEVLYPYVIGFDLPVTTISLVQGDALGGGFEIALAGNILVAEKSAKMGFPEVLFNLFPGMGAYNLLSRRIGVQRTERMLLNGKLYQAEELHAEGVVDILAEDGRGENAVYEYIVRNENRGNAREGIHRVRRRLFPLRYEELLDVAEIWVDTAMRIGPREIRMMERLARSQGKNSRRDPISLVSPGGRSF
- a CDS encoding ATP-binding protein, which encodes MPKGSPAAKNGSGARRERIVKFWSLLAKGQVRQAWEILSHRPDSEHEQALIRVILATATFIYLSQYWIKSLGRPLTPEEASLFRIAGIYPLFSFALFLRITVAQGVSPFRRLLGIVGDLCLAAYGISVVGHAGAPLYVIMLWVIFGNGFRYGRKYLFISTVIGTVSFGVAVFQNFYWSDKIPLGIGLQVGLVMLPLYISALLKKLTVAGKRAEEANRAKSRFLANMSHEMRTPLNGIIGMLDLLRGTPLSTEQEELTRTIDDSAHTLMFLMQDVLDLSKIEAGKVSIEVSDFDLYEMLKHAVAIVEPQARFKGLATFLRVPSSVPFLLCGDPLLLRQVLLNLLGNAIKFTERGEVGVRVTLESETPRVATMRFEVLDTGIGISAEAQQRIFDRFTQADESITRRFGGTGLGTTISKEIVEMLGGTIGVRSELGRGSTFWFTVELTKQSRQEDEAAPAAALVGRRALVLSSDPEVAESLRVHLSGWGIHVTTVDRSVQAFARIVGSSNTGTPFDFILAVREGLDMDTAGFARAVQSDSTIYKSRLILVGRAEGGREPVAAEGYSAALPTPVDKRMLFNALHLSRVGTVADDPSVGNLTEKYRRKSRGGRKLRVLVAEDNRTNQMVIGKILERAGHDFKIVANGEEVLDALKEQTFDIALLDLHMPVMGGIEAAKLSRFLSPGSPRMPIVALTADATPEARAECDEAGMDAVLTKPIDMRKLFDLFETLVPGEGAVRRSPEEGAPEGEETSASAPEGPEEAPCLDPRYLKELSDLGGSSDFVVRLAWTFLKGSKEKVRGLERAVAERDVEKARELAHALKGNSGQIGAFALMRACELFSGISAGELERNGGTYLEGVKEELSRARTALDEYIGTRNSAVS
- a CDS encoding ATP-dependent Clp protease ATP-binding subunit, whose product is MATLTKAARMAWEIGAAEAARLRHPFIEREHLLIGLCSLGKILQYLDYTHIGSLPVDLLREEADGIERTLASLGFADASMRRGVRSRLRPGITVHTERAVHRSLECKRFFRRAGEIVKDGGEVSVRHLFAAVLEDPGPVVSAVLAGAGISPGVLREKLLEGRELEQEPIPVREEAGDLPVAPEPVPSETPLLDRYGRDITRAAREGRLLPFVDSDRTRKTLRQLIKVLMMPTKNNPVLVGEAGVGKTAVVEALAQRIALGRDRRFLPGRRLVELSMAEMVAGTKYRGEFEERLTRVIEEVRSHPEVILFIDEFHTVAGAGRAEGAPMDAGNIMKPALARGELRCIGATTVTEFRRSVEKDPALERRFQPVQVAEPGQDETLEILQGVRAHRESHFGVTIADETLSATVELAVRFDPTHFLPDKAIDLLDRACAECRVPLLSMAANSDRYDAVGVAVVTPEHVARAVVEKMGVPIEVARGGLGGIAESRVRGLEEHLNRYIVGQEEAISRVCRRLVLSHAGLGDRRRPMGVFLFLGPSGVGKTEVARRTASYLFANERAFIHLDMSEYQEDVSVSRLTGASPGYVGYEEGGRLVARLRTTPYSVVLLDEVEKASPRVFDLFLQLFDEAKITDAQGHTADARHAIFIMTGNIPVRKEMGFRAGEAAVAEDTALAEVRRRFRPEFLNRVDEQIVFRALTPDDVRKVLALRIDELSESLLADHGVALEIDAEAVDWLAAEGYQPQYGVRELARAVDRWIRAPIGAMSAEGELARRAASGWPLKVRKTTEGLRVE
- a CDS encoding PfkB family carbohydrate kinase; its protein translation is MSLLVVGSMAFDSIKSPFGEVERVIGGSATYFSLAASYLTPVRLVSVVGRDFPKGTLDMLSARGVDLQGLKVAEGVTFHWKGYYEYDLNVAHTVKTELNVFENFAPVLPAPYRESSHVFLGNIDPRLQLDILAQVREPKIVALDTMNFWIGKSPQLLREVIRSVDIVVINEAEIRELTGEFNLVKAARKLMRMGPGRVVIKRGEYGVLHLADGEIFAAPAYPLETIFDPTGAGDSFAGGFMGYLASRDGAALTEMDYRLATIYGSAIASFTVEAFSTERLQGLTREEIDARLAAFRTLTEFHV
- the cyoE gene encoding heme o synthase, giving the protein MGERGPRGRGGAIPAPELIPPGKPSAILLVKPGIVAAVTLAGLSGMVLAARGVPKPGTALLTMVCILAAAGGSAAMNTVLDAGIDEKMPRLTRRLAVLRALGRGNVAAAGAAAIAASLLLSARFLNATACLLLAAASAGYAILYTLVWKRRSPYGTIPGAIPGALPVLIGYAAVNPRLGMDGVLLFLILVLWQPPHFWALALRHQAEYRAAGVPVLPVAFGEPYTKVLIFLYAAALLPLSLSLWALGYLSARFGWAAFLLGAGFLAVFYRDTVATRRFGRAFAASIVYLTLLLLALLADVLFR
- a CDS encoding COX15/CtaA family protein — its product is MLGRVTVGLLFLLLVWGNLVAGLKAGLACPDWPLCHGKVLPPFRWDIYMEFGHRVIAAVASVCLIALAARRYRKYEGSARALPVLAIALLFAEIGMGGAVVLLEIPVRLTTVHFMAGLLVFLLAFYLMTFDGERDRPAFVFRGPAALFLSVAALVFSQSALGAYVRHLDAGLACPDFPACLGKWVPPFLAGPVLAHFSHRTLGYLVLLTAAMVYLFVRRDPRQRGNRPLALSFLLLVAAQVGVGALVVLSGLHYLATALHLTVALGMLSVLAHLWVNAARAEGEALSLPRS
- a CDS encoding cytochrome C oxidase subunit IV family protein, with the protein product MAHGTGNSRRTGVAVFVALLLLTAVTVLVSYVDLGLWNTVVALLIASVKASLVALFFMHLKGETRLVWGFALFPIVFLVLILLGTLTDTMLR
- a CDS encoding cytochrome c oxidase subunit 3 family protein, with translation MSEPSHEHADPAVAFESAKLGVWTFLATEVLLFGALFTAYTVFRMKYPEMFRAEHEKLDRVLGAVNTVVLITSSLLVVFGVDAIKRGKARLFEACFGATILLAGVFLCVKYAEYTAKFHHGIYPRTNLFFSIYFMLTGLHGIHVLLGMGVLSYVILLSRRGRLSASYYTPAEMSGLYWHFVDLVWIYLFPLLYLIG